One Leifsonia shinshuensis DNA window includes the following coding sequences:
- a CDS encoding undecaprenyl-diphosphate phosphatase: protein MEFLNALILGVVQGLTEFLPISSSAHIRIVGELLGTGADPGARFTAIIQLGTEAAVLLYFWRDIARIVTRWFQALFGRIPRNDPDARMGWLVIVGSIPIVVLGLLFQDAIETTFRSLWIVATTLIVFGILLGIADYVGAKTRRLKELTWGHGIIFGFAQALALIPGVSRSGGTITAGLFMGYQRRAAARYSFLLAIPAVFGSGLYQLYKAFKEPCTAALQAAGTCTPEVFGPVETAAATVVAFVVGLLVIAFFMGYISRRSFLPFVIYRIALGVLLMILLATGVLAA, encoded by the coding sequence GTGGAATTCCTCAACGCCCTCATCCTGGGTGTCGTCCAGGGACTCACCGAGTTCCTGCCGATCTCCTCCAGCGCCCACATCCGCATCGTCGGGGAGCTGCTGGGCACGGGGGCCGACCCCGGCGCGCGCTTCACCGCGATCATCCAGCTCGGCACCGAGGCCGCCGTGCTGCTCTACTTCTGGCGCGACATCGCCCGCATCGTCACCCGCTGGTTCCAGGCGCTGTTCGGGCGGATCCCGCGCAACGACCCCGACGCCAGGATGGGCTGGCTGGTGATCGTCGGCAGCATCCCGATCGTGGTGCTCGGCCTGCTCTTCCAGGACGCGATCGAGACCACCTTCCGATCGCTCTGGATCGTGGCGACGACGCTCATCGTGTTCGGCATCCTGCTCGGGATCGCCGACTACGTGGGCGCGAAGACCCGCCGGCTCAAGGAGCTCACCTGGGGGCACGGCATCATCTTCGGCTTCGCCCAGGCGCTCGCCCTCATCCCGGGCGTCTCGCGCTCGGGCGGCACGATCACCGCCGGTCTGTTCATGGGCTACCAGCGCCGGGCGGCCGCGCGGTACTCGTTCCTGCTGGCGATCCCGGCCGTGTTCGGCAGCGGCCTCTACCAGCTCTACAAGGCGTTCAAGGAGCCGTGCACGGCGGCCCTCCAGGCGGCGGGCACGTGTACTCCCGAGGTCTTCGGGCCGGTGGAGACGGCCGCGGCGACGGTCGTCGCGTTCGTGGTCGGCCTCCTCGTGATCGCCTTCTTCATGGGCTACATCTCGCGGCGGAGCTTCCTGCCGTTCGTGATCTACCGCATCGCGCTCGGCGTGCTGCTGATGATCCTGCTCGCGACGGGCGTGCTCGCGGCCTGA
- a CDS encoding M20/M25/M40 family metallo-hydrolase, protein MTDSTDTGLDETAIIARDLIRFDTTNYGEGRSNGEAEAAQYVEARLSAMGLAPQLFESDPGRTSVVARVEGRNASKPALVVHGHLDVVPADPRNWSVDPFGGVVKDGLLWGRGAVDMKNMDAMILTAVGDILAAGEQPERDLVLAFFADEEDGGRRGSHFLVDTQPQLFAGATEAISEVGGYSIDLGGRRAYLLQTGEKSLVWIKLIARGRAAHGSRLIKDNAITKLAEAVVAIGRREWPIQLTGTTTRLIAELGRLLDVDPEQVGPDEVVLRTGTAAGFILATLRATSNPTLLDAGYKHNVIPDTAEALIDIRTLPGDEDRVLAEVRALIGDDVEIQVMHRDIGLEAEFGGELVDAITGTLERHDPGAPVLPYLLSGGTDNKALSLLGITGYGFAPLRLPSDLDFPGMFHGVDERVPLEALVFGRSVLRDLLRSY, encoded by the coding sequence ATGACCGACTCCACCGACACCGGACTCGACGAGACCGCGATCATCGCGCGCGACCTCATCCGCTTCGACACCACCAACTACGGCGAGGGCCGGTCCAACGGGGAGGCCGAGGCGGCGCAGTACGTGGAGGCGCGGCTGAGCGCGATGGGCCTGGCCCCGCAGCTGTTCGAGTCCGACCCCGGTCGCACCAGCGTCGTCGCCCGGGTGGAGGGCCGCAACGCGTCGAAGCCCGCGCTGGTCGTGCACGGCCACCTCGACGTCGTCCCCGCCGACCCGCGCAACTGGTCGGTGGACCCGTTCGGCGGCGTGGTCAAGGACGGCCTGCTCTGGGGTCGCGGCGCGGTGGACATGAAGAACATGGACGCGATGATCCTGACCGCCGTCGGCGACATCCTGGCCGCGGGGGAGCAGCCCGAGCGCGACCTGGTGCTCGCCTTCTTCGCCGACGAGGAGGACGGCGGCCGGCGCGGCTCGCACTTCCTGGTCGACACCCAGCCGCAGCTCTTCGCCGGCGCCACCGAGGCCATCAGCGAGGTCGGCGGCTACTCGATCGACCTCGGCGGGCGGCGCGCGTATCTGCTGCAGACCGGGGAGAAGTCACTGGTCTGGATCAAGCTGATCGCCCGGGGCCGCGCCGCACACGGCTCCCGGCTCATCAAGGACAACGCGATCACGAAGCTCGCAGAGGCGGTCGTCGCGATCGGCCGGCGCGAGTGGCCGATCCAGCTCACCGGCACCACCACCCGGCTGATCGCCGAGCTCGGCCGGCTGCTCGACGTCGACCCGGAGCAGGTCGGCCCGGACGAGGTCGTGCTGCGCACCGGCACGGCGGCGGGCTTCATCCTGGCGACGCTGCGGGCGACCAGCAACCCGACCCTGCTGGACGCCGGCTACAAGCACAACGTCATCCCCGACACCGCGGAGGCGCTGATCGACATCCGCACGCTGCCCGGCGACGAGGACCGCGTGCTCGCCGAGGTCCGCGCGCTGATCGGCGACGATGTGGAGATCCAGGTCATGCACCGCGACATCGGGCTGGAGGCGGAGTTCGGCGGCGAGCTGGTCGACGCGATCACCGGCACGCTCGAGCGGCACGATCCCGGGGCTCCTGTGCTGCCGTACCTGCTCTCGGGAGGCACCGACAACAAGGCGCTGAGCCTGCTCGGGATCACCGGCTACGGCTTCGCCCCGCTGCGGCTGCCGAGCGACCTCGACTTCCCCGGGATGTTCCACGGGGTCGACGAGCGGGTCCCGCTGGAGGCGCTAGTGTTCGGCAGGTCCGTCCTGCGCGACCTGCTGCGCAGCTACTGA
- a CDS encoding cation diffusion facilitator family transporter, producing MANPKRSGQSLLTVLLALGANIVVALAKTVAAVLTGSASMVAESAHSWADAGNEIFLLQAERRALRPQDELHPTGYGREAYVWSLFAAVGLFTAGAVVSILHGFSQLGTGEPDSDYLVNYIVLAVAFVFEGISFFQSFRQARSMAAERDTGTLEHVLSTSNPTLRAVFAEDAAALIGLVIAFLGVLLHELTGNAVYDAVGSILVGILLAVVAVVLIDRNRRFLLGEPAPDRVNQAALVALLQHPQVERVTYLHLEYVGPERVFLVAAVDLIGDDKESDVADDLYEVERAIERDEHVAEAVLTLSRRGAPALLPHDPDALEQR from the coding sequence ATGGCGAACCCGAAGCGCTCCGGCCAGAGTCTGCTCACGGTCCTGCTCGCGCTCGGGGCGAACATCGTCGTCGCCCTCGCGAAGACCGTCGCCGCGGTGCTCACCGGGTCCGCGTCGATGGTCGCGGAGTCCGCGCACTCCTGGGCGGACGCCGGGAACGAGATCTTCCTGCTGCAGGCCGAGCGGCGCGCCCTCCGGCCGCAGGACGAGCTCCACCCGACCGGCTACGGCCGTGAGGCTTACGTCTGGTCGTTGTTCGCCGCCGTCGGGCTGTTCACGGCCGGCGCGGTGGTCTCGATCCTGCACGGCTTCTCCCAGCTCGGCACCGGCGAGCCGGACAGCGACTACCTGGTCAACTACATCGTGCTCGCCGTCGCGTTCGTGTTCGAGGGCATCTCGTTCTTCCAGTCGTTCCGGCAGGCCAGGTCGATGGCGGCCGAACGCGACACCGGGACGCTGGAGCACGTGCTCAGCACCTCCAACCCGACGCTCCGCGCGGTCTTCGCGGAGGACGCGGCGGCGCTGATCGGACTGGTGATCGCGTTCCTCGGCGTGCTGCTCCACGAACTCACCGGCAACGCGGTCTACGACGCGGTCGGCTCCATCCTGGTCGGCATCCTGCTGGCGGTCGTCGCGGTCGTGCTGATCGACCGCAACCGGCGCTTCCTGCTCGGCGAGCCCGCGCCGGACCGGGTGAACCAGGCGGCGCTCGTCGCCCTCCTGCAGCATCCCCAGGTCGAGCGCGTCACCTATCTGCACCTGGAGTACGTGGGGCCGGAGCGGGTGTTCCTCGTCGCGGCGGTCGACCTGATCGGCGACGACAAGGAGTCGGACGTCGCCGACGACCTGTACGAGGTGGAACGGGCGATCGAGCGCGACGAGCACGTGGCGGAGGCGGTGCTCACCCTGTCCCGCCGCGGCGCCCCGGCGCTGCTGCCGCACGACCCGGACGCGCTCGAACAGCGATAG
- a CDS encoding helix-turn-helix transcriptional regulator: MASTGSRTLQLLSLLQTHRYWPGQELADRLEVSPRTLRRDVERLRDLGYPVDATRGVAGGYQLAAGASLPPLVVDDEEAVALAVGLRTAAQSGIAGVADASVRALAKVVQVMPPRLRRRVDALRVATLASELRPGPVVDAELLTVVAQACRDEERLVFSYVRRDGDASERTVEPHRLVSVGRRWYLVAYDIGRFDWRSFRLDRMSGPRPTGARFRPRTLPAADAAEYVRDSLAGAADSLIVDAVIEAPLAVVEEAIGRWATASADAAVPNGTARTRVRISADSAEWALFGLAAVAAPFAIEGPSEVRELAALWGERFTSAGRLVTR, encoded by the coding sequence ATGGCCAGCACCGGATCACGCACGCTCCAGCTCCTGTCGCTCCTGCAGACGCACCGGTACTGGCCGGGGCAGGAGCTCGCCGACCGGCTGGAGGTGTCGCCGCGCACGCTCCGGCGCGACGTGGAGCGGCTGCGCGATCTCGGCTATCCCGTCGACGCCACGCGCGGGGTCGCCGGCGGCTACCAGCTGGCCGCCGGCGCGTCGCTGCCGCCGCTCGTGGTGGATGACGAGGAGGCTGTGGCGCTGGCCGTCGGCCTCCGAACGGCGGCGCAGAGCGGCATCGCAGGGGTCGCGGACGCCTCCGTGCGCGCGCTCGCCAAGGTGGTCCAGGTGATGCCGCCGCGGTTGCGCCGGCGCGTGGACGCCCTCCGCGTCGCGACGCTGGCCTCCGAGCTGCGGCCGGGGCCGGTGGTGGACGCGGAGCTGCTCACCGTGGTGGCGCAGGCCTGCCGCGACGAGGAGCGCCTGGTGTTCTCGTACGTCCGCCGCGACGGGGACGCGTCCGAACGCACGGTCGAGCCGCACCGGCTGGTCTCGGTCGGCCGGCGCTGGTACCTCGTCGCCTACGACATCGGCCGGTTCGACTGGCGGAGCTTCCGGTTGGACCGGATGAGCGGGCCGCGGCCGACCGGTGCACGGTTCCGGCCGCGGACGCTGCCCGCCGCCGACGCCGCCGAGTACGTGCGCGACTCGCTCGCCGGCGCGGCGGACTCGCTCATCGTGGACGCCGTGATCGAGGCGCCGCTCGCCGTCGTGGAGGAGGCGATCGGGCGCTGGGCCACGGCATCCGCGGACGCGGCGGTGCCCAACGGGACGGCGCGCACCCGGGTCCGGATCTCGGCGGACTCCGCCGAGTGGGCGCTGTTCGGCCTCGCCGCCGTCGCCGCGCCGTTCGCGATCGAGGGGCCGTCCGAGGTGCGCGAACTGGCCGCTCTCTGGGGCGAGCGTTTCACCTCCGCCGGTAGACTCGTCACCCGATGA